The following are encoded together in the Diabrotica undecimpunctata isolate CICGRU chromosome 7, icDiaUnde3, whole genome shotgun sequence genome:
- the LOC140445693 gene encoding uncharacterized protein translates to MPRAFLMTHRRYNFEEEHHKGHSPEHNVSTAESMSDMQSTENSSECPDELYNLTKLAEVAVATGQILEQRRLNSSPGTEEEPPSYIYTHKLFDKSSRIPRPHLTKTDEDSKPTIFDLSSKPQQSISPSPPEPSNSESPQNILVSSTSTSSEHHEHECSECGKRYSTSSNLARHRQTHRSPADKKARRCPHCDKIYVSMPAFSMHVRTHNQGCKCQYCGKCFSRPWLLQGHIRTHTGEKPFKCTICNKAFADKSNLRAHIQTHSNTKPHICGRCGKAFALKSYLYKHEESSCMRMNGGRHNSREATPDKMMSTSSPTPVIVSLSQRISDSVIKGPDVIRTPMLYRSTVISPNPERILYSTIKHPSVILNTTRYGANIGLQDQPMDFSSSSNKDRSFGSNGDRGGYALGLAIAV, encoded by the exons GTCATAGTCCTGAACACAACGTCAGCACTGCTGAATCAATGAGTGACATGCAATCAACAGAAAATAGCTCAGAATGTCCAGATGAACTTTACAATTTGACCAAACTAGCAGAAGTTGCTGTTGCTACCGGTCAAATACTGGAACAAAGAAGACTTAATTCCTCACCTGGTACTGAAGAGGAGCCGCCGTCCTATATATACACCCACAAATTATTCGACAAGTCGTCTCGAATACCAAGACCACACCTAACTAAG acTGATGAAGATTCCAAACCTACTATATTTGACCTTTCTTCCAAACCTCAACAATCCATTTCACCTTCGCCACCGGAACCGTCAAACTCAGAGTCACCACAAAACATCCTGGTATCATCTACTTCTACATCGTCAGAGCATCATGAACATGAGTGTTCTGAGTGCGGCAAACGCTACAGTACCTCCAGCAATTTGGCCAGACATCGTCAAACACATCGAAGTCCAGCCGACAAAAAGGCAAGACGATGTCCGCATTGTGATAAGATCTACGTCAGTATGCCAGCTTTTTCGATGCACGTAAGGACTCATAACCAAGGTTGCAAATGTCAGTATTGCGGCAAGTGTTTTTCGAGACCTTGGTTGCTCCAAGGCCATATTCGAACACATACAG GCGAGAAACCATTTAAGTGTACAATCTGCAACAAAGCATTCGCGGACAAATCTAATCTCCGAGCCCACATCCAAACCCATTCCAATACGAAACCCCATATTTGCGGTAGATGCGGCAAAGCCTTCGCTCTTAAATCATATTTGTACAAGCATGAAGAATCATCTTGCATGAGAATGAATGGAGGTAGACATAATTCCAGGGAAGCAACTCCAGACAAAATGATGTCTACATCTTCGCCAACGCCGGTCATTGTATCTTTGTCTCAGAGGATTTCGGACTCGGTTATCAAAGGACCCGATGTAATAAGGACTCCTATGCTATACAG gTCTACAGTAATATCACCTAATCCAGAGAGAATCCTTTACTCAACCATCAAACATCCCTCAGTGATATTAAACACTACAAGATACGGAGCAAATATTGGACTCCAAGATCAGCCGATGGACTTTTCTTCGTCATCTAACAAAGACAGATCCTTTGGTTCAAACGGAGATAGAGGAGGTTACGCCTTAGGCCTAGCCATTGCTGTTTGA